The following proteins come from a genomic window of Aquimarina sp. MAR_2010_214:
- a CDS encoding thiol-activated cytolysin family protein, which produces MKILKTYLLKKTILLFLTGIIISCSNDDKEPTDPIIEPTTFAEVISIGGEFEDFPKSRKTDIIKESAPVNEDREGQNGNITATERFVCTTKTLSVLDGNGQFPLFNSSADVIYPGSLLQGKTLSNVTPSPIVVKRAGGTISYNLNNGNLQSTFSVDQVKKSTIQEGMNTIISNAGEVVPANFQLDIIQVESQSQMALEMGLTVEGYGARAEANMSFSSEKQYNRTLVKMSQSYYTMSFDLPTSPAEIFDGSVTPDQLRTYVQEDNPATFISSVTYGRIFYMLVESTSSRQEMEASLNLAYDGFGVNAGGNLNVNAFSALKNLKIKVIAYGGDAAGTFELTGETSIGAIANKLAESTDIRAGLPLSYVVRSAERPDQIVGTKLATEYDVVECKLKGTLPTANYAPLVDIFEDGIGAAVHISGSNIVLYNKAGNKYVYYNVSNANILGTFDLNDPNGPMGITALPNVGAGIRAADDVIYLFDQTGIKMQHYNYESKKFSANTLPNGPIGIYRNTIASVTDIFGFITQFPFTGDGYDAAARFVEDFDILPGLKYPRQIYFSTNGSQFAEFIRFSKQWGKIRSTNEWDTPAGKLFDKVGAATRIDFGSGKTKQMLFVNFDGDQIMTWNLTDGARGVLKGPWVIN; this is translated from the coding sequence ATGAAAATTTTAAAAACTTATTTACTAAAAAAAACAATCCTTTTGTTTCTTACAGGGATAATTATATCATGTAGCAATGATGACAAAGAGCCAACCGATCCTATTATCGAACCTACTACTTTTGCAGAAGTAATTTCAATAGGAGGTGAATTTGAAGACTTTCCTAAATCAAGAAAAACAGATATAATAAAAGAATCGGCTCCTGTAAATGAAGACCGTGAAGGTCAGAATGGCAATATTACAGCAACCGAACGTTTTGTTTGCACAACTAAGACCTTAAGCGTTCTAGATGGCAATGGGCAATTTCCACTTTTTAACTCCAGTGCCGATGTTATCTATCCGGGGAGTTTATTACAAGGTAAGACTTTATCCAATGTTACTCCTTCTCCTATTGTTGTAAAACGTGCTGGTGGAACAATTTCATATAATTTGAACAATGGAAATCTTCAATCTACCTTTTCTGTAGATCAGGTTAAGAAAAGTACGATCCAAGAAGGAATGAATACTATTATCTCTAATGCCGGAGAAGTAGTCCCTGCAAACTTTCAGTTAGATATCATACAGGTAGAATCTCAAAGTCAAATGGCCTTAGAAATGGGTCTTACAGTAGAAGGATATGGAGCTAGAGCAGAAGCTAATATGTCATTCAGCAGTGAAAAACAATATAATCGTACTCTGGTAAAAATGAGTCAATCCTATTACACCATGAGTTTTGATCTCCCTACCAGCCCTGCCGAAATATTTGATGGTAGTGTTACTCCTGATCAATTACGTACTTATGTACAAGAAGACAATCCCGCTACTTTTATTTCTTCTGTAACCTATGGTCGTATTTTTTACATGCTGGTAGAATCTACATCTAGCCGTCAGGAAATGGAAGCTAGCTTAAATCTTGCTTACGACGGTTTTGGAGTGAATGCTGGAGGGAATCTTAATGTAAATGCGTTTAGTGCATTAAAAAATCTAAAAATCAAAGTCATCGCTTATGGAGGTGATGCTGCTGGTACTTTTGAGCTTACCGGAGAAACATCAATTGGAGCCATAGCTAACAAACTGGCAGAAAGCACAGATATAAGAGCTGGTTTACCCCTATCCTATGTAGTTAGAAGTGCAGAACGCCCTGATCAGATTGTGGGCACCAAACTAGCTACAGAATATGATGTTGTAGAATGTAAACTAAAAGGTACGCTACCTACAGCAAACTATGCTCCTTTAGTAGATATTTTTGAAGATGGTATTGGTGCCGCTGTACATATTTCGGGAAGCAATATTGTACTTTATAATAAAGCAGGTAATAAATATGTGTACTATAATGTAAGTAACGCTAACATACTCGGCACATTCGACTTAAATGACCCTAATGGTCCTATGGGAATTACAGCATTACCAAATGTAGGAGCAGGAATTAGAGCCGCTGATGATGTTATTTATCTTTTTGATCAAACTGGAATAAAGATGCAACATTATAATTATGAATCAAAAAAATTTAGCGCTAATACACTACCCAATGGACCTATTGGCATCTATAGAAACACTATAGCATCGGTAACCGATATATTTGGTTTTATAACTCAATTCCCATTTACTGGAGATGGCTATGATGCTGCTGCAAGATTTGTGGAAGATTTTGATATTCTCCCAGGTCTAAAATATCCAAGGCAAATATATTTCTCTACTAATGGTAGCCAGTTTGCAGAATTTATTAGATTTTCAAAACAATGGGGGAAAATACGATCTACAAATGAATGGGATACCCCAGCAGGAAAATTATTTGACAAGGTTGGAGCTGCCACCAGAATTGACTTTGGATCAGGAAAAACTAAACAAATGCTATTTGTAAATTTTGATGGTGACCAAATCATGACTTGGAACTTAACAGATGGAGCAAGAGGTGTACTTAAAGGCCCTTGGGTAATTAATTAA
- a CDS encoding pyridoxamine 5'-phosphate oxidase family protein, with amino-acid sequence MTRIIFSSIINDLKTAAEVPTHPFRYFTLATSDIHGSPRMRTVVLRDIDEKLNLMVYTDSRSKKVTQISEYNSVSLLFLDTERLLQISILAKAEIITNDKTLQSIWKGISPKSRKDYTSQQSPGKKINDPTSIDYLKGKHFFSAIKLIPSHIEYLRLKEPDHLRVEFKRESSEWNSSYLAP; translated from the coding sequence ATGACAAGAATTATTTTTTCATCTATTATAAACGACCTTAAAACTGCAGCAGAGGTTCCTACCCACCCTTTTCGATATTTCACTTTAGCAACATCGGATATACATGGTTCTCCGAGAATGAGAACTGTAGTACTTCGGGATATTGATGAAAAATTAAATTTAATGGTATATACAGACAGTAGATCAAAAAAGGTAACACAGATCAGCGAATACAATTCGGTAAGCCTTCTCTTTCTGGACACTGAAAGGTTACTTCAGATTTCTATACTAGCTAAAGCTGAAATCATTACCAACGACAAAACTTTACAATCTATATGGAAAGGGATTTCTCCAAAATCGAGAAAAGATTATACTTCACAACAATCTCCAGGTAAAAAAATCAATGATCCTACTTCTATTGATTACCTGAAAGGAAAGCATTTTTTTTCAGCAATAAAATTAATTCCTAGTCATATTGAATATTTGCGTTTAAAAGAACCAGATCATCTTCGGGTCGAATTTAAAAGAGAATCTAGTGAATGGAACAGCAGCTATTTGGCACCTTGA